Proteins from one Nitratidesulfovibrio sp. genomic window:
- a CDS encoding DVU0150 family protein, which produces MRRIKTLFLSLLTFVLAIPGLALAAGGGGAPVVIVADTRKLDGVLAWWANLYNESHVQFAVLTIILIPLVGVIFGVIADIVMNWIGIDLKSRELAEH; this is translated from the coding sequence ATGAGAAGGATCAAGACGCTGTTCCTGTCGCTGCTTACGTTCGTGCTGGCCATTCCCGGCCTGGCACTGGCCGCTGGCGGCGGCGGCGCGCCCGTGGTCATCGTGGCCGACACCCGCAAGCTGGACGGGGTACTGGCCTGGTGGGCCAACCTGTACAATGAAAGCCACGTGCAGTTCGCCGTGCTGACCATCATCCTGATTCCGCTGGTCGGCGTGATCTTCGGCGTGATCGCCGACATCGTGATGAACTGGATCGGCATCGACCTGAAGTCCCGCGAACTGGCCGAACACTAG